One window from the genome of Malus domestica chromosome 01, GDT2T_hap1 encodes:
- the LOC103408051 gene encoding exocyst complex component SEC10b-like → MKESRDKSDRLSKSSSVSSLPLILDIDDFKGEFSFDALFGNLVNELLPSFQEEETDSSEGHSNLSGNDSLQNGHMRVPSDAAKFAQGLSDPLFPEVDKILSLFKDSCKELVDLQKQIDGRLYNLKKEVSVQDSKHRKTLVELEKGVDGLFGSFARLDSRISSVGQTAAKIGDHLQSADAQRETASQTIELIKYLMEFNSSPGDLMELSPLFSDDSRVAEAAKIAQKLRAFAEEDIGRQGISVPSGNATASRGLEVAVANLQDYCNELENRLLSRFDAASQRRELSTMAECAKILSQFNRGSSAMQHYVATRPMFIDVEVMNADTRLVLGDEGSQASPSNVARGLSSLYKEITDTVRKEAATIMAVFPSPNEVMSILVQRVLEQRVTALLDKLLVKPSLVNLPPMEEGGLLLYLRMLAVAYEKTQELARDLRAVGCGDLDIEGLTESLFSSHKDGYPEHEQASLKQLYQAKMAELRAENQQIPESGGTIGRSKSAAVASSHQQISVTVVTEFVRWNEEAIARCTLFSSQPATLAANVKAVFTSLLDQVSQYITEGLERARDGLTEAAALRERFVLGTSVSRRVAAAAASAAEAAAAAGESSFRSFMVAVQRCGSSVAIVQQYFSNSISRLLLPVDGAHAASCEEMATAMSSAEGAAYKGLQQCIETVMAEVERLLSAEQKVTDYRSPEDGFAPDHRPTNACTRVVAYLSRVLESAFTALEGLNKQAFLTELGSRLHKGLLNHWQKFTFNPSGGLRLKRDITEYGEFVRSFNAPSVDEKFELLGIMANVFIVAPESLSTLFEGTPSIRKDAQRFIELRDDYKSAKLAARLSSLWTSSS, encoded by the exons ATGAAAGAGAGTAGAGACAAGAGTGATAGACTTTCAAAATCTTCATCTGTTAGCTCACTTCCACTCATCTTGGACATAGACGACTTTAAG gGGGAGTTTTCTTTTGATGCATTGTTCGGTAACCTTGTAAATGAGCTGCTTCCTTCTtttcaagaagaagaaacagactCGTCTGAAGGTCATAGCAACCTCAGTGGGAATGATTCTTTACAAAATGGACATATGCGAGTACCATCAGATGCAGCAAAATTTGCGCAAGGACTTTCAGACCCCTTATTTCCAGAAGTAGATAAGATATTATCTCTGTTCAAGGATTCTTGTAAAGAGTTGGTTGATCTCCAGAAACAG ATTGATGGAAGACTCTACAATCTTAAGAAGGAGGTTTCTGTACAAGATTCTAAGCACCGCAAGACACTTGTTGAG CTTGAAAAAGGAGTAGATGGCTTGTTTGGTAGCTTTGCCAGGTTGGATTCACGAATATCAAGTGTTGGCCAGACTGCTGCAAAAATAGGAGATCATCTGCAG AGTGCAGATGCTCAGCGGGAAACTGCTAGTCAAACAATAGAGCTTATAAAG TACTTGATGGAGTTCAATAGCAGCCCAGGCGATCTCATGGAACTTTCACCCCTGTTTTCTGATGATAGCCGTGTTGCAGAGGCTGCTAAAATTGCACAAAAATTGA GGGCCTTTGCTGAGGAAGATATTGGAAGACAGGGGATATCTGTACCATCAGGCAATGCAACAGCTAGCAGAGGGTTAGAAGTTGCAGTTGCTAATCTTCAGGACTACTGCAATG AATTGGAGAACAGATTGCTATCTCGTTTTGATGCTGCATCACAGAGAAGAGAATTGTCAACCATGGCAGAATGTGCTAAAATATTATCTCAG TTTAACAGGGGCTCTAGTGCTATGCAACATTATGTGGCAACACGTCCAATGTTTATTGATGTGGAAGTCATGAATGCAGATACCAGATTGGTTCTTGGTGATGAGGGTTCACAGGCTAGTCCTAGCAATGTTGCTCGTGGACTTTCTTCCTTGTATAAAGAAATCACAG ACACTGTACGTAAGGAGGCTGCAACAATTATGGCTGTCTTCCCTTCTCCAAAtgaagttatgtcaatcttaGTTCAG CGGGTTTTGGAGCAGAGAGTTACTGCTTTACTGGACAAATTATTAGTGAAGCCATCTTTGGTGAATCTACCTCCTATGGAAGAAGGTGGACTTCTATTG TATCTTAGAATGCTAGCAGTCGCATATGAGAAGACACAAGAACTTGCTAGGGATCTACGAGCTGTGGGATGTGGTGACTTGGATATTGAAG GCCTCACAGAGTCTCTGTTTTCTTCTCACAAGGATGGATATCCTGAACATGAGCAGGCCTCTCTTAAACAACTATATCAAGCTAAG ATGGCAGAACTGCGTGCTGAAAACCAACAGATACCTGAATCAGGTGGAACAATCGGGCGCTCAAAAAGCGCTGCAGTAGCATCTTCCCACCAGCAAATATCCGTCACTGTTGTGACAGAGTTTGTTCGTTGGAATGAAGAAGCAATTGCCAGATGCACTTTGTTTTCATCTCAA CCTGCAACACTTGCAGCAAATGTAAAAGCAGTGTTCACTTCCCTGCTAGACCAA GTCAGTCAATATATAACGGAAGGTCTTGAGCGAGCAAGGGATGGCCTGACTGAAGCTGCAGCTTTGAGGGAAAGATTTGTACTGGGCACTAGCGTTAGTAGAAGGGTGGCTGCTGCCGCTGCTTCTGCT GCAGAAGCAGCTGCTGCGGCTGGTGAAAGCAGTTTCAGATCTTTCATGGTTGCTGTACAACGCTGCGGTAGTAGTGTGGCTATAGTTCAGCAA TATTTTTCAAATTCTATATCTCGGCTCCTACTCCCTGTGGATGGTGCACATGCTGCTTCTTGTGAAGAAATGGCAACAGCTATGTCCAGTGCAGAGGGTGCCGCATATAAAGGGCTTCAACAGTGCATTGAAACTGTGATGGCAGAG GTGGAGCGGTTACTTTCTGCTGAACAGAAGGTAACTGATTATAGATCACCTGAAGATGGATTTGCTCCTGATCATCGGCCAACAAATGCCTGTACAAG AGTTGTAGCGTATCTTTCTCGCGTGCTAGAATCAGCATTCACGGCACTTGAAGGTCTTAACAAACAAGCATTCCTGACTGAATTA GGAAGCCGCTTGCATAAAGGGCTGCTAAATCATTGGCAGAAGTTCACTTTTAATCCGAG TGGAGGACTGCGGCTGAAGCGTGACATAACTGAATATGGAGAATTTGTGCGTAGTTTCAATGCTCCTTCCGTCGATGAAAAATTTGAATTGCTGGGCAT AATGGCCAATGTCTTCATTGTTGCTCCTGAAAGTCTTTCGACTCTATTTGAGGGCACACCAAGTATACGGAAAGATGCACAAAG GTTTATTGAGCTTCGAGACGACTACAAGAGCGCAAAGCTTGCTGCCAGACTTAGTTCCTTGTGGACAAGTTCTAGTTGA